A part of Patescibacteria group bacterium genomic DNA contains:
- a CDS encoding ABC transporter ATP-binding protein produces the protein MEKSIIRLQDVWKVYQLGNVEVTALHGVNFQVESGCFVTIMGPSGSGKSTLLNMIGCLDTPSKGKIFLDEEDTSIFSESKLSQIRGKKIGFIFQQFNLLHNLTALENVMLPMVFQSIPQEKRKNRAEHLLDLVGLKSRMSHLPAELSGGERQRVAIARAFSNEPELVIADEPTGNLDSHSGKKVMEMLTKFHQEEKGTLVVVTHDPMIAEYSEQIINIKDGQIIKNHSQAEDVLWQK, from the coding sequence ATGGAGAAATCAATCATCCGCCTTCAAGATGTTTGGAAGGTTTATCAGTTAGGAAATGTTGAGGTCACAGCGCTTCATGGCGTTAATTTTCAAGTAGAATCAGGTTGTTTTGTTACTATTATGGGCCCAAGTGGCTCTGGCAAATCAACGCTTTTGAATATGATTGGCTGTCTTGATACTCCGAGCAAGGGAAAAATTTTTCTTGACGAGGAAGACACAAGTATTTTCTCCGAAAGCAAATTATCTCAAATAAGAGGCAAAAAAATTGGCTTTATTTTTCAGCAGTTTAATCTTTTGCACAATTTAACTGCCTTGGAAAATGTTATGCTTCCAATGGTTTTTCAGAGCATTCCGCAGGAAAAAAGAAAAAATAGGGCAGAGCATTTATTGGATTTAGTGGGGCTAAAAAGCAGGATGAGTCATTTGCCAGCAGAACTATCTGGCGGCGAGAGACAGAGAGTAGCTATTGCCAGAGCATTTTCTAATGAGCCGGAATTAGTTATTGCTGATGAGCCAACTGGTAATCTTGATTCTCATTCAGGAAAAAAAGTAATGGAGATGCTTACTAAATTTCATCAAGAAGAAAAAGGAACTTTGGTGGTTGTAACCCATGACCCGATGATAGCGGAATATAGCGAACAGATTATAAATATTAAAGATGGTCAGATTATTAAAAATCATTCACAGGCGGAAGATGTTTTATGGCAGAAATAA
- a CDS encoding ABC transporter permease translates to MAEIKEYFIIAIRNIKTRRLRSWLTILGIVVGIFLVITLISLSSGLQNSIMKQLNALGGEIIMVMPGSLENLMMTMAGGQKLSKEDIQAVKDIRNVDVALQTDQKSQFVRFNNIQKSVYLIGLPFDEGKDFFTNFQGWDLREGDWPTPGKRELIAGSIVAGEDFFGEELHAGDTLVVNGRKFKVKGILHSVGSREDDTAIYVDWPIYQEVTGDRTGDAFAIMVKPKEGILPDDLAEEIEEVLDEVRKRKRGEDVSDFSVMTSEKMGSIVGGVMGAIQAAVFLFAAISIFVGGLSITNAMYTAVRERTREIGVMKAIGATNKAIITIFLIESGIIGLVGGAGGVIFGLTVAKIVEYYAKGDSAFGLEAYISPQLIIFGLLFSFFVGCMAGYFPARRAAKLKPTEALRSYE, encoded by the coding sequence ATGGCAGAAATAAAAGAATATTTTATAATAGCGATAAGAAATATCAAAACAAGGCGATTGAGGAGTTGGCTCACTATTTTAGGTATTGTGGTGGGAATTTTCTTGGTGATTACCTTGATATCATTGAGTAGTGGGCTTCAGAATTCCATTATGAAACAGTTGAACGCTCTTGGCGGGGAGATAATAATGGTTATGCCTGGTTCTTTAGAAAATTTAATGATGACTATGGCTGGTGGCCAGAAGTTAAGCAAAGAAGATATTCAAGCAGTCAAAGATATAAGAAATGTAGATGTTGCATTGCAAACAGACCAGAAGTCGCAATTTGTAAGATTTAATAATATTCAAAAATCTGTTTATCTCATAGGTCTGCCATTTGATGAGGGAAAGGATTTTTTCACTAATTTCCAAGGATGGGATTTAAGAGAGGGGGATTGGCCAACGCCTGGAAAAAGAGAGTTAATTGCTGGCAGTATTGTGGCTGGCGAAGATTTTTTTGGAGAAGAATTGCATGCAGGCGACACTCTTGTTGTTAATGGTAGAAAATTTAAAGTCAAAGGAATCTTGCATTCAGTTGGCAGCAGAGAAGATGATACTGCTATTTATGTTGATTGGCCTATTTATCAGGAAGTTACAGGAGATAGAACAGGCGATGCCTTTGCTATTATGGTAAAACCCAAAGAAGGTATTTTGCCGGATGATTTAGCAGAGGAAATAGAAGAAGTTTTAGACGAGGTGAGAAAGAGAAAAAGGGGAGAAGATGTTTCTGATTTTTCTGTAATGACCTCTGAAAAAATGGGTTCTATAGTTGGCGGTGTTATGGGCGCTATTCAGGCAGCTGTTTTTCTTTTTGCTGCTATTTCTATTTTCGTTGGAGGATTAAGCATTACCAATGCTATGTACACTGCAGTGAGAGAGCGAACAAGAGAAATAGGAGTAATGAAAGCCATAGGCGCCACCAATAAAGCAATTATAACTATATTTTTGATAGAATCAGGGATTATTGGTTTGGTTGGCGGAGCTGGTGGAGTAATTTTTGGCCTGACTGTTGCCAAGATTGTAGAATATTATGCCAAAGGGGATTCTGCCTTTGGATTAGAAGCATATATCTCTCCTCAATTAATCATTTTTGGATTGTTGTTTTCGTTTTTCGTTGGATGCATGGCTGGTTATTTCCCAGCGAGACGGGCAGCTAAACTTAAGCCCACAGAAGCGCTGAGGAGTTATGAGTAG
- the pcm gene encoding protein-L-isoaspartate O-methyltransferase, with protein MSLINDLIKQGWLKTPEIIKAFQAINRKDFLGDDYKEMAEVNEALPIGLGQTISQPLVVAFMLEKLEPKSGHKILDIGSGSGWTSALLAHIVGDKGKVIGIEIIPELKEFGERNARKYGFIEQDKLEFIIGDGRKGYPQEAPFDRILCSASAESVPSAWGEQVEINSKIVMPINNSICVFTKKANGSFEKQEYQGFVFVPLVKK; from the coding sequence ATGTCTCTTATAAACGATTTAATTAAACAGGGATGGTTAAAAACTCCGGAGATTATAAAAGCGTTTCAAGCAATTAATCGCAAGGATTTTTTAGGCGATGACTACAAAGAGATGGCAGAGGTAAATGAGGCGTTGCCAATAGGTCTTGGTCAGACAATTTCACAACCATTAGTAGTGGCATTTATGCTGGAAAAATTAGAACCCAAGTCAGGGCATAAAATCCTTGATATTGGCTCTGGGTCTGGTTGGACAAGCGCTCTTCTTGCCCATATAGTCGGTGATAAAGGCAAGGTGATTGGAATTGAAATTATTCCAGAATTAAAAGAATTCGGAGAAAGAAATGCCAGGAAGTATGGATTTATTGAACAGGATAAGTTAGAATTTATCATAGGAGATGGAAGAAAGGGCTATCCGCAAGAAGCTCCCTTTGATAGGATTCTTTGTTCAGCTTCTGCGGAGAGTGTGCCATCTGCTTGGGGAGAACAGGTTGAAATCAACAGTAAAATAGTTATGCCGATAAATAATTCCATCTGCGTTTTCACCAAAAAAGCGAATGGGTCTTTTGAAAAACAAGAATATCAAGGATTTGTCTTTGTCCCGTTGGTGAAAAAATGA
- the mltG gene encoding endolytic transglycosylase MltG — MKKAILIFIIFALLIFIFARIQIYVPLSADSAERIFRAEAGDSLAEIAVNLKNQDFIRGDVFFSIYVYLQGKESALKAGDYLISSSMSIKEIADKIISGETEGLKITIIEGWNIMDIAEYLEDKGICQPESFLRVVNSLDGLVEEFDFLSDKPERNNLEGYLFPDTYWVKPIANPEEIVRILLTNFGKKITTEMRTEIQSQGKTIFEIIIMASIIEKEVAIEQDREIVSGIFWKRLKNHYPLQSCSTVAYALGIDKWRYSVEDTQIESPYNTYKYAGLPAGPISNPGLSAIKAAIYPKESNYNYFMSKPDGETIFSRTLQEHNLAIQKYLK, encoded by the coding sequence ATGAAAAAAGCCATCTTAATTTTTATAATATTCGCCCTGCTTATCTTTATTTTTGCGCGTATTCAGATTTATGTTCCTCTTTCCGCGGATAGCGCAGAGCGAATATTTAGAGCTGAAGCAGGCGACTCACTCGCCGAGATAGCCGTTAATCTGAAAAATCAGGACTTTATCAGGGGTGATGTTTTTTTCAGTATTTATGTTTATTTGCAGGGCAAAGAATCAGCGCTCAAAGCAGGGGACTATCTGATTTCCAGCTCTATGTCTATAAAAGAAATCGCTGACAAGATTATCAGCGGAGAAACAGAAGGGCTCAAGATTACTATTATTGAGGGTTGGAATATAATGGATATAGCCGAATATCTTGAAGACAAGGGGATTTGTCAGCCAGAAAGTTTTTTGCGAGTAGTTAATTCTTTAGATGGATTGGTCGAAGAATTTGATTTTTTGAGCGATAAACCGGAAAGAAATAACTTAGAAGGATATCTTTTCCCAGATACTTATTGGGTTAAGCCGATAGCTAATCCAGAGGAGATTGTAAGAATATTATTGACTAACTTTGGGAAGAAGATTACTACGGAGATGAGGACAGAGATTCAATCACAAGGCAAAACGATATTTGAAATAATTATAATGGCTTCAATAATAGAAAAAGAGGTGGCTATTGAACAAGACCGTGAAATTGTATCAGGAATTTTTTGGAAACGATTGAAGAATCATTATCCTTTGCAGTCATGTTCCACTGTTGCTTATGCCTTAGGTATTGATAAATGGCGTTATTCTGTGGAGGATACGCAAATAGAGTCGCCATATAATACTTATAAATATGCTGGTTTGCCAGCTGGACCTATTTCCAATCCAGGTCTTTCAGCCATCAAGGCAGCGATTTATCCAAAAGAAAGCAATTATAACTATTTTATGTCAAAACCAGATGGAGAAACTATTTTTAGTAGAACCTTACAGGAACACAATCTTGCCATCCAAAAATATCTGAAATAA
- a CDS encoding DJ-1/PfpI family protein yields MGKIAIIISFRNFRDEEYFIPKDIFLGAGFEVITVSSQKGTAIGGSGGEAEIDITFDEIDISQLDAVVFVGGPGAYKYIDDEQVLEIIRKANQQGKLLAAICIAPAIFAHAGVLRGKRATVWSSIMDKKPIKVLQENGAEYLDKSVVCDGNIITANGPYSAEEFGKSIVQHLTNNPKSVII; encoded by the coding sequence ATGGGGAAAATAGCTATTATAATTTCTTTTAGGAATTTTAGGGATGAGGAGTATTTTATTCCCAAAGATATTTTTCTTGGCGCTGGTTTTGAAGTTATTACAGTCAGCTCGCAAAAAGGAACAGCTATTGGCGGAAGCGGGGGAGAGGCAGAGATTGATATTACATTTGACGAGATTGATATATCACAGCTTGATGCTGTGGTTTTTGTTGGCGGACCTGGCGCTTATAAATACATTGACGACGAACAGGTCTTGGAAATTATCAGAAAGGCGAATCAACAAGGGAAATTATTGGCAGCAATTTGTATTGCGCCTGCAATTTTCGCGCACGCAGGGGTTTTAAGAGGAAAAAGGGCAACAGTTTGGTCAAGTATAATGGATAAGAAACCAATTAAGGTTTTGCAGGAAAACGGGGCAGAGTATCTAGACAAATCAGTGGTTTGCGATGGAAACATTATAACAGCCAATGGCCCATATTCTGCTGAAGAATTTGGCAAAAGTATAGTTCAACACTTGACTAACAATCCTAAATCTGTTATCATTTAA
- the rplJ gene encoding 50S ribosomal protein L10, translating to MPLTKQKKKQIVETVKENLEKQKAMVFVNFSGLKFSDLVNLRKKLREAGAKFIVVKKTLAQLAFKEKNLDFPKEKLGNEIALIFGFEDEIAPVKTAYQFSQEQNMLKLIGGYISDGTKSEFMSAEEVIALAQLPSKQELFAKLVGTLSAPVSGFVTVQRQLIKGLMCVLEAIAEKQ from the coding sequence ATGCCGTTAACAAAACAAAAGAAAAAACAAATAGTTGAGACAGTAAAAGAAAATCTTGAAAAACAGAAAGCAATGGTTTTTGTTAATTTTTCTGGTTTGAAATTTAGCGATTTGGTGAATCTAAGGAAGAAATTGAGGGAAGCAGGAGCAAAATTCATAGTAGTCAAAAAAACATTAGCCCAATTGGCTTTTAAAGAAAAGAATCTTGACTTTCCAAAAGAAAAATTAGGAAACGAAATAGCGTTGATATTCGGCTTTGAAGACGAGATAGCGCCGGTAAAAACCGCTTATCAGTTTTCGCAAGAGCAGAATATGTTAAAGCTTATTGGCGGATATATTTCTGATGGGACAAAAAGCGAATTTATGTCAGCAGAAGAAGTTATCGCATTGGCTCAGTTGCCATCCAAACAAGAGCTTTTTGCGAAATTAGTTGGAACGCTTTCTGCGCCGGTTTCAGGATTTGTAACTGTTCAACGACAACTTATAAAAGGTCTGATGTGCGTCCTTGAGGCGATTGCTGAAAAGCAATAA
- the rplL gene encoding 50S ribosomal protein L7/L12, translating into MAEDTKEDKKEEVVVPEKFAKIVKEIEDMKVVDLAELVKVFEKKFGVSAAAPVVMAAAPAAAGAGAEEEKSEYDIILKTVGDKKIDVIKAVRDVTAQGLKEAKDMVDAAATEPQMIKEKAKKEEAEEIKKKFEAAGATIELK; encoded by the coding sequence ATGGCAGAAGACACAAAAGAGGATAAAAAAGAAGAAGTAGTAGTCCCGGAGAAGTTTGCTAAAATCGTCAAAGAGATTGAAGATATGAAGGTGGTTGATTTAGCAGAATTGGTGAAAGTTTTTGAAAAGAAATTTGGAGTAAGCGCAGCTGCGCCAGTAGTAATGGCAGCAGCGCCAGCAGCAGCTGGAGCAGGAGCTGAAGAAGAAAAATCAGAATATGATATAATTTTAAAGACAGTAGGGGATAAGAAAATTGATGTTATCAAAGCTGTCAGAGATGTTACTGCGCAAGGATTGAAAGAAGCAAAGGATATGGTAGACGCAGCAGCCACAGAGCCGCAGATGATTAAAGAAAAGGCAAAGAAAGAAGAGGCAGAAGAAATTAAGAAGAAATTTGAAGCAGCTGGAGCAACAATAGAGCTCAAGTAA